GCACGGAGCGCGCCACACGCACTCGCTCCGTGATCCGACAGCTTTGTCGCAGCCAGCGTGAACTCGGCGAGAATGATCATGGAATTCGAGAAACTGCTGCGCCTGATGGTGGAAAAGGGAGCTTCCGACCTTTTCATCACCGCCGGCGTTCCCCCGTCGATGAAGGTCAACGGCAAGGTGTTGCCAGTGACCAAGACTGCGCTGTCGCCGGAGCAGACCCGTGAGACCGTGCTCTCGGTGATGAACGAGCAGCAGCGCCGCGACTTCGCCGAGAACCACGAGTGCAACTTCGCCATCAGCGCCCGCGGAGTCGGCCGTTTCCGGGTCAGCGCCTTTTACCAGCGCAACCTGGTGGGCATGGTGCTGCGTCGGATCGAGACCAGTATCCCGACCATCGAGGATCTGAAGCTTCCGGAAATCCTCAAGAAGCTGGCGATGACCAAGCGCGGCCTGGTGATCTTTGTCGGTGCCACCGGCACCGGTAAGTCCACGTCGCTGGCGGCGATGATCGGCTATCGCAACAAGAACTCCACCGGCCACATCATCTCCATCGAAGACCCCATCGAGTACATCCACCAGCACCAGGGCTGCATCGTCACCCAGCGTGAGGTGGGCCTGGATACCGATTCCTTCGAAGTTGCCTTGAAGAACACCCTGCGCCAGGCGCCGGACGTGATCATGATCGGTGAGGTGCGCTCCCGTGAGACGATGGACCACGCCGTGGCCTTCGCCGAAACCGGCCACCTCTGCCTGGCCACGCTGCACGCCAACAACGCCAACCAGGCGCTGGAGCGGATCATTCACTTCTTTCCGGCGGATCGTCACGGGCAGGTGTGGATGGACCTGTCGTTGAACCTCAAGGCCATCGTCGCCCAGCAACTGGTGCCGACCCCGGACGGCAAGGGCCGTCGCGCGGTGATCGAGGTGCTGCTCAATACCCCGCTGGCAGCCGACCTGATCCGCAAGGGCGAGGTGCACGAGCTCAAGCCGCTGATGAAGCGCTCCACCGAGCAGGGTATGCAGACCTTCGACCAGGCGCTGTATCAGCTCTACACCCAGGGCGAGATCACCTATGAGGATGCGCTGGCCTACGCCGACTCGGCGAACGACCTGCGCCTGATGATCAAGCTGGGCTCGGAAACCGACGCCGACCATCTCTCCACCATGACCCAGGGGCTGACCCTGGAACTCAGCGACGACGACCCCAACCGGCGCCTGCGCTGATGTGAAAAGCCCGCCTCGTGCGGGCTTTTCGTTTAACCTGCGCGGAGGCAATCGCAAATGGAGAACGGCATGTCCGCCACCCCAGATACTCACAGCAAGGTCATCGGCTACCTGCTCTGGCTTTTCGGCTTCACCGGTTCCCACCGTTTCTACTACGGCCGGCCGATCACCGGAACCATCTGGTTCTTCACCTTCGGCCTGTTCTTCATCGGCTGGATCATTGACCTGTTCCTCATCCCCTCGATGGACGATGCCGCTGACCAGCGCTACCGCTCCGGCGGCATCGACTACAACGTCGCCTGGATTCTGCTGACCTTCCTGGGCGTGTTCGGCGTGCACCGCATGTACATGGGCAAATGGATCACCGGCCTGCTCTACCTGCTGACCGGTGGTCTGTTCCTGATAGGCGTGCTGTATGACTTCTGGACGCTGAACAGCCAGATTTCCGAGCGCAACGGCCCGCAGCGAATCTGATCCACGCGCAGCGCTCGCTCTCGTAGAAGCGGGCTCTGTCCGCGATAGCCTCGGGCAGGGGGCTGGTCGCGGAAGGCGTCCGCTCCTGCCACTACAGCTCTCCGCCGTCTTTCGTCGCACGCGCCTGGCGATCCCATCGCCGCGCGCCTAAGGTCAGGAAGACAGTAGCAGGCACCGTCGGGCGACCCCCAAGGTGCCGAGGAGGAGTGGCTGCCATGAGCAACGAATCCCGCCCTGCGGTGCTCGACCTGATCGGCAATACCCCACTGGTCCGCGTCACGCGCTTCGATACCGGGCCTTGCACGTTGTTCCTCAAGCTCGAATCGCAGAACCCCGGCGGCTCCATCAAGGACCGCATCGGCGTCGCCATGATCGAAGCCGCCGAGCGCGATGGCAGGCTCAGGCCCGGCGGCGTGATCGTCGAGGCCACCGCCGGGAACACCGGGTTGGGCCTTGCGCTGGTCGGACGCGCCAAGGGCTATCGCGTGGTGCTGGTGGTGCCGGACAAGATGTCCACCGAGAAGGTCCTGCATCTGCGGGCGATGGGGGCCGAAGTGCACATCACCCGCTCGGATGTCGGCAAGGGCCATCCGGAGTACTACCAGGACGTTGCCGCGCGTCTGGCCAGGGAACTGCCCGACGCCTTCTTTGCCGATCAGTTCAACAACCCGGCCAATCCGCTGGCACACGAATGCGGCACCGCGCCGGAAATATGGGCGCAGACAGGGCACGACCTGGATGCCATCGTGGTCGGCGTTGGTTCCGGCGGCACGCTTACCGGCCTGACACGCTTTTTCCAGAAAGTACAGCCGGACCTTGAGATCGTGCTGGCCGACCCGGTCGGATCCATCATGGCCGAGTACTCGCGCTCCGGCCTGTTGGGCACACCCGGCTCCTGGGCAGTGGAAGGCATCGGCGAAGACTTCGTGCCGTCCATCGCCGATCTTTCCAGCGTCCGCCACGCCTACTCGATCAGCGATGAAGAGAGCTTCAGTACTGCCCGCGCGCTGCTGTGCAACGAAGGCATAGCTGCCGGCTCCTCCACCGGAACGCTGCTTGCCGCCGCGTTGCGCTTCTGTCGCGAACAGACCGAGCCCCGGCGCGTCGTCAGCCTGGTTTGCGACACCGGTACGCGCTACCTGTCGAAGATCTACAACGACCAATGGATGACTGACCAGGGCTTGTTGCAGCGCAAGCGCTACGGCGACCTGCGCGATATCGTGGCGCGACGTTTCGAGGAGGGGCGAGTGGTCAGCGTCGGCCCCGGCGACACACTGCTCACGGCGTTCCAGCGCATGCGCCTGGCGGATGTCTCGCAGTTGCCGGTGCTGGATAGCGGGCGGCTGGTGGGCGTGATCGACGAGTCCGACATTCTGCTGGGCGTGCACGACGATCCCGGCCATTTCCGCTGCGACGTTGCCAGCGCCATGAGTGACGCTCCGGAAACCCTCGCGCCCGGCGCCAGCCTCGCCGAGCTGGAAGCGGTGCTCGGTCGAGGGCTGGTCGCCATCATCGCCGACGCATCCGGCTTCCACGGACTCATTACCCGATTCGACCTGCTCAACCATCTGCGGAGGACTCTCGCATGAGCCAGCACGACGACCGCCTCGGTTTCGCCACCCGGGTGATTCATGCCGGGCAGGAACCCGACCCGTCCACCGGGGCGATCATGCCGCCGATCTACGCCAACTCCACCTATCGCCAGGACAGTCCCGGCGTGCACAAGGGGCTGGACTACGGGCGCTCGCACAACCCCACGCGCTGGGCGCTGGAGCGCTGCGTGGCAGACCTGGAGGGTGGCAGCAAGGCGTTCGCCTTCGCCTCCGGGCTGGCGGCGATTTCAGCAGTGCTGGAGCTGCTCGACGCGGGATCGCACGTCGTTTCCGGCAACGACCTCTACGGCGGCACCTTCCGCCTGTTCGAGCGCGTGCGCCGGCGCAGCGCCGGGCATGATTTCCACTTCGCCGACCTGGCCCAGCCTGGCGCTCTGGAGGCGGCGATTACCGACAAGACCCGCATGGTCTGGGTGGAAACCCCGAGCAACCCGCTGCTGCGCCTGACTGACCTTGCCGTCATCGCCCGCACCTGCCGCGAGCGCGGCATCCTCTGCGTGGCCGACAACACCTTCGCCAGCCCTTATGTGCAGCGCCCGCTGGACTTGGGGTTCGACATCGTCGTGCACTCCACCACCAAGTACCTCAACGGTCACTCCGATGTCATCGGCGGCATCGCCATCGTCGGCGACAACCCCGACCTCGCCGAGCGTCTGGGCTTCCTGCAGAACTCGGTAGGCGCCATCGCCGGCCCGTTCGACGCCTTCCTCACCCTGCGTGG
The Pseudomonas triclosanedens DNA segment above includes these coding regions:
- a CDS encoding NINE protein, which produces MSATPDTHSKVIGYLLWLFGFTGSHRFYYGRPITGTIWFFTFGLFFIGWIIDLFLIPSMDDAADQRYRSGGIDYNVAWILLTFLGVFGVHRMYMGKWITGLLYLLTGGLFLIGVLYDFWTLNSQISERNGPQRI
- the pilU gene encoding type IV pilus ATPase PilU; amino-acid sequence: MEFEKLLRLMVEKGASDLFITAGVPPSMKVNGKVLPVTKTALSPEQTRETVLSVMNEQQRRDFAENHECNFAISARGVGRFRVSAFYQRNLVGMVLRRIETSIPTIEDLKLPEILKKLAMTKRGLVIFVGATGTGKSTSLAAMIGYRNKNSTGHIISIEDPIEYIHQHQGCIVTQREVGLDTDSFEVALKNTLRQAPDVIMIGEVRSRETMDHAVAFAETGHLCLATLHANNANQALERIIHFFPADRHGQVWMDLSLNLKAIVAQQLVPTPDGKGRRAVIEVLLNTPLAADLIRKGEVHELKPLMKRSTEQGMQTFDQALYQLYTQGEITYEDALAYADSANDLRLMIKLGSETDADHLSTMTQGLTLELSDDDPNRRLR
- a CDS encoding pyridoxal-phosphate dependent enzyme translates to MSNESRPAVLDLIGNTPLVRVTRFDTGPCTLFLKLESQNPGGSIKDRIGVAMIEAAERDGRLRPGGVIVEATAGNTGLGLALVGRAKGYRVVLVVPDKMSTEKVLHLRAMGAEVHITRSDVGKGHPEYYQDVAARLARELPDAFFADQFNNPANPLAHECGTAPEIWAQTGHDLDAIVVGVGSGGTLTGLTRFFQKVQPDLEIVLADPVGSIMAEYSRSGLLGTPGSWAVEGIGEDFVPSIADLSSVRHAYSISDEESFSTARALLCNEGIAAGSSTGTLLAAALRFCREQTEPRRVVSLVCDTGTRYLSKIYNDQWMTDQGLLQRKRYGDLRDIVARRFEEGRVVSVGPGDTLLTAFQRMRLADVSQLPVLDSGRLVGVIDESDILLGVHDDPGHFRCDVASAMSDAPETLAPGASLAELEAVLGRGLVAIIADASGFHGLITRFDLLNHLRRTLA
- a CDS encoding trans-sulfuration enzyme family protein, with product MSQHDDRLGFATRVIHAGQEPDPSTGAIMPPIYANSTYRQDSPGVHKGLDYGRSHNPTRWALERCVADLEGGSKAFAFASGLAAISAVLELLDAGSHVVSGNDLYGGTFRLFERVRRRSAGHDFHFADLAQPGALEAAITDKTRMVWVETPSNPLLRLTDLAVIARTCRERGILCVADNTFASPYVQRPLDLGFDIVVHSTTKYLNGHSDVIGGIAIVGDNPDLAERLGFLQNSVGAIAGPFDAFLTLRGVKTLALRMERHCVNALELAKWLEQQPQVRRVYYPGLASHPQHELARRQMKGFGGMISLDLDTDLAGSKRFLENVRLFALAESLGGVESLIEHPAIMTHASIPPENRAALGIGDSLIRLSVGVEDVEDLRADLAKALAMI